The segment AACGGTAATTGACCTGTTCTCACGCCAAGTTGTTGGCTGGGCAACAGGTAGCCGCATTGATACCCAGCTGCCCTTGGATGCATTGCATATGGCGCTCTGGCGTAGAAGACCATGCAATACCGTGACCGTGCACTCTGACCAAGGCTGCCAATTTACAAGCCATGAATGGCAGCGCTTCCTTGCTAGCCACAACCTGCAATCGAGTATGAGCAGGCGAGGAAACTGTCACGACAACGCAGTTGCTGAAAGCTTCTTTCAGTTGCTTAAGCGGGAGCGCATCCGCAGAAAAACCTATCCTACGAGGCAAGAGGCGCACAGCGATGTCTTCAGCTACATCGAAATGTTCTACAACCCCATTCGCAGACATTCATCTGCTGATGGTCTGTCTCCAATAGAGTTTGAGAGACGTAATTCCGTGAGGCTGGCAGCTATCTAAGAAAAGCTGGTCGATTCAAGTAGAAGTGGCTCCGGTTTTTTGAACAAGTAGCTAAGCGAGGATCTATGTTTTTTGGCAAGTCAATTTAGCATTCAATCTGGTGAGATCAGATGACAACGGCGCTGTTGCACAAATTCAGTTTGAGGCGAGTTACCTCAAACCCTAGCCGTGGCTATCCACTGCTACCGTCTGAGGGCGTCCCAGTTCAGTGAATAGATTTAATATGACTGCCCGATTATGCATTTCATTGACTTGACGCTCAAAGGTACGGGACATCACGCGCTCACCCAATCGCTTGATGCAGTTCATCTTGGTTTCCTCCAAACTTCGCCGGTGGTAGGCACTCCAGCGTTTCCAAATATTTCGCCCTAACCGTCTGCATCCGGCAATCGCCGCATTCCGATACGCAAAGGCACTGCCTTTGCGTATTAGGACATTTATACGAGGCGGAATAATTGGGATAGCTCTCCGGCGCATCAAAGTTTCATAGGCCGGCTGTGTGTCATAAGCACATCGCCCGTTAGGCTCTCTAGGGAACCTCTGCATAACGCCAATCTAGGTGGTGTAGTGCCTGAGCGAGAATGATTTTCGGCCTACCTATCCCCAAAGATGCCCGCGTTTCGCGGGCATCTTTCCTTTTCAGACCGTCATCACACGCTCGGATTGGCTGTTTTTCAGCAAGCAGGCACGGGCCATCCACAAATTCGCCAGGGCGAACAGCGTGTGCAGTTGCTGGGTGTTCTTTCTCAAACCTCGGCAGCGAACTTTGACATGCCCAAACTGGCGTTTGATGACCCGGAACGGGTGTTCGACCTTGGCTCGAATCTTGGACTTAACCTTTTCAAGCTGCTCTCGCAAGGCTGGTATCGGCTGCTGCAGATCCAGCGCCTTGCGCTTGCTGCGCTTCATGGCGATGTGCCAGCGTAGTTCATGCTCAAGTGTTGGTGCAGGCATATCGGGGCGCTTATCTACCCCTTGGTAGCTAGCGTCACCATAGCCATCAACCTCTTGTCCGTGAAGCAGGCTGTTGGCTTCAACGACATCGCTGACATTGGCCGCGGTACCTCGTACGGTATGCACCAGGCCAGAGTCTGCATCCACACCAATATTGGCCTTCATACCGAAGTACCACTGGTTGCCTTTCTTGGTTTGGTGCATCTCCGGATCCCGAGACTTGGTGCTGTTCTTGGTAGATGTGGGCGCAGCGATCAACGTCGCATCGACAATGGTGCCCGTGCGCAGCAACAGCTTTTTGCTCTCCAGCAAGTACGTGATGGTCTTCAGGATTTGCTCGGCCAGTTTGTGCGTTTCTAGCAGATGACGGAAACGCAGGATGGTGGTCTCGTCTGGTGTGGCACTGTCCCAGGACAAGCCAACAAAGTCCCGGAACAGTGGCATGTCGTGCAGCGCTTCTTCCATGGCCGGATCGCTGAGCGTGAACCATTGCTGCATGAAATGGATGCGAAGCAGCATCTCAACAGGAAACGGAGGCCGGCCTGTGCGTCCTTCAGGGGCATAGGGCGCAATCAAGGCCACCAAGTCTCTCCACGGCACGACTTGCTGCATCTGCTCCAAGAATTCACGTTTGCGGGTCTTCTTGATGGACAGGTTCAGGCCGAGATCAAATTGCTGCATGGGCCGGAATGCTGCCGCAACCGGCACACATGTGCAAGCACATGCGTGGGGGGAGTTATGCAGAGGTTCCCTCGCACTTCATTCTCAGGCAACTGCAGAAGCAAATCAGGTACCACCGCTTCATCACTCACGTTATTGAAGGTCACGCTGATAGCCCGAATTTGCAAGATGTGAGCATCAATGCCGATGTGTAGCTTGCGCCACTGGCGGGGGGCTCAGAGCCGTGCTTTTTGCATTTCCACTCACCTTCGCCCAAGAGCTTGATTCCTGTTGAATCCACCAGCAAGTGCAGGCCCGCTTGGCTGCGTGTGCACGGAATCTGATCATTCAGATCAAGATGCCGCCTGCACAGCGCACGGAAGTCTGGCACTGGCCATGCAAGGTCACACAGCTACAGCACTGACTGCACCAGACCCGTGGTTTGCCTGAGCGCCAAGCCGAACAAATTTTGGAGCGTCAAACAAAATTGAATGGCCGTATCGGAGAACTTCGTGTTTCGCCCGCGTTTGCCGCTAGAAGCGGTAAACCAAGACATGCGCTTGTCCAGCCAGATTGATAACGAGCCACGAGCTTTAAGGGAAACGTTGTATTGCTTCCAGTTTGTGGTGCAGTAGCGGGGCTTACGTGACTGGCTCATGCAGCAAGCCTACCGCTTGCTGAGCATCGAGTTGTGCAACAGCGCCCGTTGCTGCACTGCTTGATGTGCCATCTCGCGTCTACGAGATAGCTTCACCACTTTTTTGCGAGAGCCTCCGCAACCATCTTGGCCTTGATCTTTTCTTCGACGTACATCTTGCACAGGCGTCGGTTCTCATCTTCCAGTTCCTTCATGCGAACCATTAGCGAGGCGTCCATGCTGAAGAACTTGGCCCGCCACTTGTAGAAGGTTGCTGAGCTGATGCCCAGTTCACGGCAGAGCGTCAGGCCTGTCTCTGCTCGCTTGAGCGCATCGATGATCTAGCTGTCGGTGAAACATGATTACTTCTATGCGCGCTGGAATTACGGGGGATTACCGGAGTCTCGCCCCAGACGAGAGTTGTGTAACAACGCCGGATGAACTGAGTCATGCACTCAGCCTAGCTCGCAGGCTCGTCTATTGTCCTACAGCGCTCAATAGCACACGACCGCCGCCAACTTGCTTTCCTTTTAAGAAACTATCTACATCACAACTTTCAACCATTTATTAAAGCGAAAGTAATAATATTTTCTTGCGGTCAGGAAGTTGATTTTCGAATTAATTAATTGACCTGTTGAAGATGATTCATCGGTAATGGTTAATGCCAAGGAGATATTATGGACATGCAAGTAAGTGCTAGTGCTAGTGCTGGAGAATATGGAAAAATTACTGATGCAGAGCTTGATAAGATTCGTGCTCGCCATGGAAAAATTTATCCAATTAATTTCCCGTATATTCGACATGTCAATAGGGATAGTATTGAGCACGTAGCACGCGGTATTGGTGATGCCAACCCTATGTGGACGCAACCTGAGCATGCTCGCTCCTCCCGCTTTGGCAAAATGATCGCCCCTCCGGCACTCCTTTATGGAGCTGCGTGGGGAAGTTGGGACCTGCGTCGTGGGCAGGGTCTTCCTGGTGTGCATGGTTTGCATTCAAGTGATCGCTGGAATTTTTTTCGCCCTCTATATGAAGGTGACACGGTTCGCGCTACTAAGGAACCATATTCCATTGAAGAGAAAAAAAGCAAATGGGCAGGTCGTACATTTTTGCAAAGCGACATGCTGCGTTATTACAACCAGAATGACGAGCTAATTGCCCAATGTCATATGTCATTTATTCGCGGAGAGCGCGAGGCTGGTAAAAAAGCTGGGAAATATACCAATATTCCCAAAGCAATTTACACCGATGAAGAAATAGAGGAGATTGATAATGAAATGGCTGCGGAAGAAGTACGCGGCGACAAGCCGCGCTACTGGGAAGACGTGGCAGTAGGTGACAAGATGCAGCCAATCGTGCGTGGTCCTCTGACAGTGTCAGACATGATTGCATGGATGATGGGCATTGGCTCGCCACATATTCGCAGTGGTCAACACTGGCTGGCATACCGTCGTCAATCGCCGAAAGTCAGCGTCAAAGATCCCGTGACCCGTATTCCTCAGGCTGTGGAGCGCGTGCATTGGGACTCATATATGGCTGCAGAGATCGGCATGCCTGACGCATATGACTACGGTTCTCAGCGCGGAGGCTGGTCAACGCACTTTTTGACTAACTGGGCAGGCGATGACGGTTGGGTGGCAGAGTGCTTCCCCTTCTATCGAGGTATGAACTTCCTGGGCGACACAACCCGCATCAAAGGTGAAATCACCGATAAGTGGTTGGGCAAGAGCGGCATTGGCTACGTGGCCTGTAGCTTCGACAGCATCAACCAACGCGGAGAAAACATCATGCCAGGAACCGGCGTGATTGCCCTTCCCCAGAAGGGAAAACCTCTGCCAACTACGGTAGTCGACTGGATGGCCGATAAGCCCTAAGGACTCCAAATGAGTATGGCGCAATCTAACCCAAGCGCCAAGCCTCTCGCAGGCTTGCGCGTACTCGACCTGACCCATGCTGCTGCAGGACCTTTTGCAGCCATGTTCCTCGCAGATATGGGAGCAGAGGTTCTCAAGATAGAAAAGCCCAAAGGCGGCGATGGCGCACGTACGATGGGTGTTCCCATGCCCCATCACGGTCCCAAGGACTCAGACTACTTCGTGAGTTTGAATCGCAACAAGAAGGGGTTAATTGTCGATCTCACATTGCCAGAGGGCGTTGCGCTTGCGAAAGAGCTTGTCAAACACTGTGATGTGGTACTGGAGAACTTTCGCCCTGATGTAATGAGCCGACTGGGCTTGGGGTTCGATGTCTTGAAAGCCTTGAGGCCAAAGTTGGTGTATGCGTCAATTTCCGCGTTTGGCGCGTCGGGGCCATGGTCCAAGCGCCCAGCCAACGACATCATCATGCAGAGTGTGTCGGGTTTGATGGGGATTACTGGCGAAGTAGGAGGTGGGCCTGTGCGTATTGGGGCTCCGATCTCCGACTTCTCCAGCGGTCTCTTCATGCTCTCCGGCGTACTTGCAGCTTTGCTGGCGCGAGACCGACATCCTGAAGGACAGCATGTTCAGGTCGCCATGCTGGAGGCATCGCTCAACATGATGAGCAATTACATACCTTCCGTTGTAGATCTGGGCTCAAAAGTGGCAAAGCTTGGGCGTGGTCATGCACAGATCGTTCCCTACCAAGCATTTCTGTGTGCAGACAACGAGTACCTGATGATTGGAGCCTTCACCCGGGAGTTTTGGCAAAACTTATGTCGTGCTCTAGACAAAGAGGAGTGGATTACCGATTCAAGATTTGCCTCGAACCCTGCACGACTGGCTCATCGGGCCGAATTGGTTGGGGAGCTGGAGCGCATCTTTGCCACACGCAATCGCGATGAATGGGCCGAACTCATCAACGCCGCCGATGTTCCTAACAGTCCTGTGTTTGAACTCCATGACGCAGTGCACAGCGAACAGGTGAAGCACATGCATGCACTGATGTCGGTAGGAGAGGGGGAAAAGGCTGTGACGATGGTTCGCAATCCCATACGCGTAAAGGCTTGGGGCGATTTCCCGGCACGACCAGCTCCCACCATGGGGGCTGACACATATCAAGTCCTGAAGGGGCTTCTTGGCAAGGGTGATGCAGAAATCGATGCATTAGTCAACGCCAAGATCGTAGCTATGCATTATGGGGGCTCAGAGTGAGCGCTTGAACAAGATCAGACCCAAACAACGCGAAAGAAAGTACAGCAATGACCAGCGAAAAATCCCGTGAACCAGTCTTGCGTGGACTGCGCGTCCTAGATATTGCGCATCAGTATTCGGCTGCTAATACATGCGGGATCCTTGCGGATCTCGGTGCAGAGGTCGTATCAGTTGAGCATCCTGCGGGAAGTCCTATTCGGACTATGCTTCCCAAGAAGGAGGGTATCTCGATGTGGTGGAAAGTCGTGCAGCGCGGCAAGAAACACATCACCCTAAATCTTTCCAAGCCGCAAGGGCGGGAGATATTCCTCCGGATGATTAAAGATTTTGATGTATTGGTGGAAAACTTTCGTCCTGGTACTTTGGAAAAGTGGGGGCTTGGACCAGAGGATCTCGAACGTGCTGGTGCCAATCTCGCCATGGTCCGCATCAGTGGCTATGGCCAGACGGGCCCATACAGGTCTCGCCCAGGCTTTGGTACAGCTGCTGAAGCAATGAGTGGCTTTGCACATCTAAACGGATTTCCCGACGGCCCACCTATTTTTCCATCCACGACCTTGGCCGACGGGGTTGCATCTCTCTGGGGCGTGATTGGAGCATTGTCATCCTCGCTGGCATCTACGCGCCTTGGTGGTACTCGTGGTGTTGAGGTGATTGATGTAGCCTTGTTCGAGAGTCTCTTTCGTATTGTCCCCACTCAACTATCCACTTACCAGCAATTTGGCGAAATTCAGAACCGACCTGGAAACTACCTAGGCTCGCACGGTGTGCTTCGTAACACATATGGATCACGTGATGGGCGCTATTTCATCGTTGCAGCCGTTGGTCCAGTCGCTATTCGCCGCATTTTGGTTGGCGCAAAGGCAGACCACCTACTCCCCGTGCTTGATCAAGGTGTTATGCACAACCCCAATACAGAGACGGTGTATGAGTTTCTATCGCAATGTGACCAGCATTTGACTCGGTGGGCAGTTCAGCATGATTACGAACAGTTGATCTCTGACTTAGATGCCGCAGGGGCTGTGTTCAGCCCCGTCTATACCGCAGAAGATATTTATAACGATCCGCAATACCGCGCTCGTGATGACGTTGTAACTGTGAATGACCCAGACCTCGGTACTTTCACTATGCAAGGCATTGTTCCTAAATTTCCCCAACGAGAACATGCGATCAGGCATGCAGGTGGACGCCAAGGGCAGGACAACCAAGTGTTTTATGGGGAGATGGGGTATTCCTCAGTGCAAATAGGAGCAATGCAGCGTGAAGGCGTAATTTGAGCTTAGCTCTCCCGTCCAGCAACAGCAAGGGAAACGATCGTGCACGTATCTCACACAAAGCCAAGCTCAGTGATATCAATGCAGCCCGCAGCTCACGTCGATGCTGTCGCTTCGATAAGTTCGGAAGTTAGGCTGCGCTATCGGCCTAACTTGCTGAGGTTCGACCTTGCATCGCTGCAATTAGTAGTGCTCTGCGCGGATCTTGGAAGCTTGACGGTAGCTGTGAAACAACTGCATTGCTCACTGTCTACGGGCAGCTACCGTCTGAGTGCGTTGGAAGATGCACTTGGAGTGCTAATCTTTCTGCGCGATCACCAGGGCCTTCAACTCACTAGAGAGGGGGATCACATTATTGGGCGTTGCCGCACGATCTTAGCTCTAGTGGAGCAGATGCAAGCTAAGACGTAGCTACAAGAACGCCGGTGGTGCCACTTTTAAGAGCTCCCTGCATTACAACTGTAGACGACTCTGCATCCCATGCGAACCCTTTCCCAAATTCCAATAAAAAATGACAACGGAGACAAACGGAATGACTGCAACCAAACTTATCTGCAAAGTACCTCAAGTAATAGGTAAGAGTCTCCAAGAACATAGCGTGATGATGGCATTTGTCCTAGCGCTTCTATCACAAGGAGCGCAAGCGACAGGCTATCCTGAACGTCCTATCAAGTTCATTGCAGCCGCCACGGCTGGCTCACCTGCAGACATCATGGCACGTGCAGTGGCCGAAGGCATGACCAAAGAACTTAGGACACCGATCATTGTTGAAAACAAGCCTGGTGCAGATCAGGTCATCGGCTTTGAATTCGTTGCCCGTGGCGCACCTGCCGATGGATACACCGTTGGTGTCATTGGGATTGATGGGCAGGCCTTACTGCCGTTGACTAAAAAAGGGCTTCGCTTCAATCCACTTGAAGACCTCACCACAGTCGCAGGACTTGGTGAAGGACGCTACGTTCTAGCAGGGCCTGCTACGGCACCTCAGAAGAATTTCAAGGATATTGTTGAAGAGATTAAGTCGCATCCAAACAAGTATGACTATGGAACATCTGGCCCAGCGGTACTTATTCCCATGCTTGCATTGACCAATGAGTTAAAGCTGACGATGACCCATATCCCCTACAAAGGAGGCGGTCCTTATTCACAGGATCTCGCGGCAGGAAATATTCATCTTGGTTTTTTGTCCGAGACCTCAGCGCGACCATTGTCCAACCGCTTACGTTTTTATGGTGTTACAGGAAGTACGCGCAGTGCATTTGAGCCGAATGTACCCACCTTTATTGAACTGGGATACCCTCAGATTTTCGGGCCTGCATATGCCTTGGTCGTGCGCACCGGCACACCTCAAGCAATCATCGAAAAGCTCTCCGCCGCAGCAGAACAAGCTCTTCGTTCAACCGAGATGAAAGAGCGTTCACAAGGTTTGCTTCTGAGCCTCAAATATGAACCTGCGGAGATGGCAACTCGTACTCTAAATGAGCGGGCAAAAATCTATCGCCACATTGCGCAGCGTATGGGTCTCAAGCCAGAATAAACGGGAGATCGTATGACTGTAACCGCACAATCTACGATGCGACGCTACCACATTGAAAAAGCGGAATCTGGCTACCGGCTAATGGTTCGAGAAGCGAAAATTCCAGCGCCCGGGCCAATGGAAGTACTCATACGGATCAGAGCCAATTCAATCAACGCGCGTGATGTCAGCCTGCTCTCAGGACAATACACTATGCCTCCGCGCGAGGGGATGGTTCCTTTATGCGATGGCGCAGGTGAAGTCGTCGCAGTAGGATCTGGTGTTACACAGTGGGCGCTAGGAGATCGCGTTGCGGCTGTATTCCATCAGGCTTGGCTTGCAGGCCCCCGGATGCCAGAAACTCCACGCAGTGACCTCGGAGGTTCATTTGATGGTTTACTTGCTGAATATGCGCTCATACCAGCATCGGGGCTGGTACCTATTCCTGCTTATCTAAGCTTCGCAGAGGCCGCAACTCTACCTGCGGCAGGCGTCACAGCATGGAGTGCATTAACCGCACACGGTCCTTTGCTGCCCGGGCAGAGCGTTCTAGTTCAAGGCACAGGTGGAGTGGCCGTTTTCGCTGCGCAATTGGCGAGCATCATGGGTGCTCGAGTGTTAGTCCTTTCCTCTTGTAGTTCCAAGTTAAAAAAAATGCAGGACTTTTGTCAAGTAGAAGGCATAGATACGTCTGAGCATCCCTTGTGGGCAAAGGAGGTACTAAGAATTACGCAAAACCGCGGTGTTGATCTATCTATTGAGCTCATCGGAAAAATGGAGCAAACCTTTCGCGCTACTCGCATTGGGGGAGCGATTAGCTTCGTCGGGCGGCTTGGAGATAGCACAGCAACATGTTCCCTCGTTCCTGTGCAATTGCGCAACCTACGAGTAGCAGGAATTGGTGTAGGGAGTCGCTCAGACTTTCTAAACCTGCTTCAAGCCATGACGGTACACCAACTGCGTCCCATCATCGAGCGAAGCTTCTCGTTTTTGGAAGCTAAAGAAGCCTTCCATACATTCCACACCCCACGCGGGATCGGAAAATTTGTCATCGAGCAACCCGACTGACTCCTCCATTCTTTACTCAAAATAGGAGCCCTAGCAATGAACCCATTTCTCATCGTAGAAAAAGAAGGACCGCTGGTAGTTTTAACTATGAACCAGCCAGAGCAGCGTAACCCACTCACTGGCAATACCGCTATTCCCGAGTTTTTAGCGGCTATAGCGCTCATCGAAAATGATCCTCAAGTGCGATGCGTCATCCTGACAGGTAACGGCGCATCGTTTTGTGCAGGAGGTGACATCAAAACCATGAAGCGTCAATCCGAACCCGTAGTCAGTGAGATGCAGATTCGTCACGATTACCGCTCTGGCATTC is part of the Comamonas sp. Y33R10-2 genome and harbors:
- a CDS encoding IS5 family transposase: MQQFDLGLNLSIKKTRKREFLEQMQQVVPWRDLVALIAPYAPEGRTGRPPFPVEMLLRIHFMQQWFTLSDPAMEEALHDMPLFRDFVGLSWDSATPDETTILRFRHLLETHKLAEQILKTITYLLESKKLLLRTGTIVDATLIAAPTSTKNSTKSRDPEMHQTKKGNQWYFGMKANIGVDADSGLVHTVRGTAANVSDVVEANSLLHGQEVDGYGDASYQGVDKRPDMPAPTLEHELRWHIAMKRSKRKALDLQQPIPALREQLEKVKSKIRAKVEHPFRVIKRQFGHVKVRCRGLRKNTQQLHTLFALANLWMARACLLKNSQSERVMTV
- a CDS encoding MaoC family dehydratase N-terminal domain-containing protein; its protein translation is MDMQVSASASAGEYGKITDAELDKIRARHGKIYPINFPYIRHVNRDSIEHVARGIGDANPMWTQPEHARSSRFGKMIAPPALLYGAAWGSWDLRRGQGLPGVHGLHSSDRWNFFRPLYEGDTVRATKEPYSIEEKKSKWAGRTFLQSDMLRYYNQNDELIAQCHMSFIRGEREAGKKAGKYTNIPKAIYTDEEIEEIDNEMAAEEVRGDKPRYWEDVAVGDKMQPIVRGPLTVSDMIAWMMGIGSPHIRSGQHWLAYRRQSPKVSVKDPVTRIPQAVERVHWDSYMAAEIGMPDAYDYGSQRGGWSTHFLTNWAGDDGWVAECFPFYRGMNFLGDTTRIKGEITDKWLGKSGIGYVACSFDSINQRGENIMPGTGVIALPQKGKPLPTTVVDWMADKP
- a CDS encoding CaiB/BaiF CoA-transferase family protein, encoding MSMAQSNPSAKPLAGLRVLDLTHAAAGPFAAMFLADMGAEVLKIEKPKGGDGARTMGVPMPHHGPKDSDYFVSLNRNKKGLIVDLTLPEGVALAKELVKHCDVVLENFRPDVMSRLGLGFDVLKALRPKLVYASISAFGASGPWSKRPANDIIMQSVSGLMGITGEVGGGPVRIGAPISDFSSGLFMLSGVLAALLARDRHPEGQHVQVAMLEASLNMMSNYIPSVVDLGSKVAKLGRGHAQIVPYQAFLCADNEYLMIGAFTREFWQNLCRALDKEEWITDSRFASNPARLAHRAELVGELERIFATRNRDEWAELINAADVPNSPVFELHDAVHSEQVKHMHALMSVGEGEKAVTMVRNPIRVKAWGDFPARPAPTMGADTYQVLKGLLGKGDAEIDALVNAKIVAMHYGGSE
- a CDS encoding CaiB/BaiF CoA-transferase family protein yields the protein MTSEKSREPVLRGLRVLDIAHQYSAANTCGILADLGAEVVSVEHPAGSPIRTMLPKKEGISMWWKVVQRGKKHITLNLSKPQGREIFLRMIKDFDVLVENFRPGTLEKWGLGPEDLERAGANLAMVRISGYGQTGPYRSRPGFGTAAEAMSGFAHLNGFPDGPPIFPSTTLADGVASLWGVIGALSSSLASTRLGGTRGVEVIDVALFESLFRIVPTQLSTYQQFGEIQNRPGNYLGSHGVLRNTYGSRDGRYFIVAAVGPVAIRRILVGAKADHLLPVLDQGVMHNPNTETVYEFLSQCDQHLTRWAVQHDYEQLISDLDAAGAVFSPVYTAEDIYNDPQYRARDDVVTVNDPDLGTFTMQGIVPKFPQREHAIRHAGGRQGQDNQVFYGEMGYSSVQIGAMQREGVI
- a CDS encoding LysR family transcriptional regulator → MQPAAHVDAVASISSEVRLRYRPNLLRFDLASLQLVVLCADLGSLTVAVKQLHCSLSTGSYRLSALEDALGVLIFLRDHQGLQLTREGDHIIGRCRTILALVEQMQAKT
- a CDS encoding tripartite tricarboxylate transporter substrate binding protein, with product MTATKLICKVPQVIGKSLQEHSVMMAFVLALLSQGAQATGYPERPIKFIAAATAGSPADIMARAVAEGMTKELRTPIIVENKPGADQVIGFEFVARGAPADGYTVGVIGIDGQALLPLTKKGLRFNPLEDLTTVAGLGEGRYVLAGPATAPQKNFKDIVEEIKSHPNKYDYGTSGPAVLIPMLALTNELKLTMTHIPYKGGGPYSQDLAAGNIHLGFLSETSARPLSNRLRFYGVTGSTRSAFEPNVPTFIELGYPQIFGPAYALVVRTGTPQAIIEKLSAAAEQALRSTEMKERSQGLLLSLKYEPAEMATRTLNERAKIYRHIAQRMGLKPE
- a CDS encoding NAD(P)-dependent alcohol dehydrogenase, whose protein sequence is MTVTAQSTMRRYHIEKAESGYRLMVREAKIPAPGPMEVLIRIRANSINARDVSLLSGQYTMPPREGMVPLCDGAGEVVAVGSGVTQWALGDRVAAVFHQAWLAGPRMPETPRSDLGGSFDGLLAEYALIPASGLVPIPAYLSFAEAATLPAAGVTAWSALTAHGPLLPGQSVLVQGTGGVAVFAAQLASIMGARVLVLSSCSSKLKKMQDFCQVEGIDTSEHPLWAKEVLRITQNRGVDLSIELIGKMEQTFRATRIGGAISFVGRLGDSTATCSLVPVQLRNLRVAGIGVGSRSDFLNLLQAMTVHQLRPIIERSFSFLEAKEAFHTFHTPRGIGKFVIEQPD